A window of Rhabdothermincola salaria contains these coding sequences:
- a CDS encoding PP2C family protein-serine/threonine phosphatase: MTPTEPHPLEAPRILLVEDDDGDALLVEVLLEEAFPDGVEIDRARDVAEAVAHLDAHRPGSTWCALVDLGLPDAEGLDALQAVRRAAPRDPVVVLTGLADDAKGLAAVAAGAQDYLVKGKVQAEDLRRAVRYAVERCRADEAARLLLEEHYLHEENVRLERGLLPKPLLEQHHGLRWASRYRPGSNRLRIGGDFYDVVEYDGVVHVVVGDVCGHGPDEAAIGVVLRVAWRALVRAGLPPEEVMGHLNDLMAVEALELGQFTTVASFRLLGEGRVGMVLAGHPGPFVISDHDVSVVDSDAGPPLGLWEGLHWAEQIHQFPASSIVLAYTDGLVEGRAEPGSVERLGLEGASDLVRHLVAEAAGARRALDERALDALLTAIEERHGGALDDDVAVIAVELPG, encoded by the coding sequence ATGACGCCCACCGAGCCCCACCCGCTCGAAGCACCCCGGATCCTGCTCGTCGAGGACGACGACGGCGACGCCCTGCTCGTCGAGGTGCTCCTCGAGGAGGCCTTCCCCGACGGGGTCGAGATCGATCGGGCCCGCGACGTGGCCGAGGCCGTCGCCCACCTCGACGCCCATCGACCCGGCTCGACGTGGTGCGCGCTCGTCGACCTCGGGCTGCCCGACGCCGAGGGGCTCGACGCCCTGCAGGCGGTGCGCCGCGCCGCCCCTCGCGATCCGGTGGTGGTGCTCACCGGCCTCGCCGACGACGCCAAGGGCCTGGCCGCGGTGGCCGCCGGGGCCCAGGACTACCTGGTCAAGGGCAAGGTGCAGGCCGAGGACCTGCGGCGGGCCGTGCGCTACGCCGTCGAGAGGTGCCGGGCCGACGAGGCGGCGCGACTGCTGCTGGAGGAGCACTACCTCCACGAGGAGAACGTGCGCCTCGAACGGGGGCTGCTCCCCAAGCCGCTGCTCGAGCAGCACCATGGACTGCGATGGGCCAGCCGGTACCGGCCCGGCAGCAATCGGCTGCGCATCGGGGGCGACTTCTACGACGTGGTCGAGTACGACGGCGTCGTGCACGTCGTCGTCGGCGACGTGTGCGGGCACGGACCCGACGAAGCCGCCATCGGCGTGGTGTTGCGGGTGGCGTGGCGGGCGCTGGTCCGCGCCGGCCTCCCGCCCGAGGAGGTCATGGGCCACCTCAACGACCTCATGGCCGTCGAGGCGCTCGAGCTCGGCCAGTTCACGACCGTGGCCAGCTTCCGGCTGCTCGGCGAGGGGCGGGTCGGGATGGTCCTGGCGGGGCACCCCGGACCGTTCGTGATCTCGGACCACGACGTCTCCGTCGTCGACAGCGACGCGGGGCCGCCGTTGGGCCTCTGGGAGGGGCTGCACTGGGCCGAGCAGATCCACCAGTTCCCGGCCTCGTCCATCGTGCTCGCCTACACCGACGGGCTGGTCGAGGGGCGGGCCGAGCCGGGTTCGGTCGAGCGGCTCGGTCTCGAGGGGGCGTCGGATCTGGTCCGCCACCTCGTCGCCGAGGCGGCCGGCGCGCGTCGGGCACTCGACGAGCGGGCCCTCGATGCGCTGCTCACGGCCATCGAGGAGCGTCATGGGGGCGCCCTCGACGACGACGTGGCCGTGATCGCCGTCGAGCTCCCCGGGTAG
- a CDS encoding rhomboid family intramembrane serine protease has protein sequence MTAPTPITTCYRHGDRRAGVACQRCGRPICPSCMTQASVGFQCPECVREGASRSRSMTASDLAPGRPLATQVLIGLNVVAFVAMALTGGSLWGAGGDVYREGVIFGPFVASGDWWRVVTGGFLHAGLLHLGMNMLILWILGQMLEPLLGRLRFVTLYFAGLVAGSFGVLLVSPTSPTLGASGAVFGLMGAAMVAQRRDGIDVWRSGIGGLVLINLLITFLVPNISVGGHVGGLVGGLIAGAVVFAVDRAVPRPWVGAAAALALTAVFYVAALWAAGQWASPLLDI, from the coding sequence GTGACCGCCCCGACCCCGATCACCACCTGCTACCGCCACGGCGACCGCCGGGCGGGGGTCGCCTGCCAGCGGTGTGGCCGACCCATCTGCCCGAGCTGCATGACGCAGGCCTCGGTCGGCTTCCAGTGCCCCGAGTGCGTGCGCGAAGGCGCGTCCCGGTCCCGCTCGATGACTGCGAGCGACCTGGCGCCGGGTCGCCCGCTCGCCACCCAGGTGCTCATCGGGCTCAACGTGGTGGCCTTCGTGGCCATGGCCCTCACCGGCGGTTCGCTGTGGGGAGCCGGTGGCGACGTCTACCGCGAGGGAGTCATCTTCGGCCCGTTCGTGGCATCGGGCGACTGGTGGCGGGTGGTGACGGGAGGGTTCCTGCACGCAGGCCTCCTGCACCTCGGGATGAACATGCTCATCCTGTGGATCCTGGGCCAGATGCTCGAACCGCTCCTCGGGCGGCTCCGGTTCGTCACCTTGTACTTCGCCGGTCTCGTGGCCGGCAGCTTCGGGGTGTTGCTGGTGTCGCCGACCTCGCCCACGTTGGGCGCGTCGGGTGCCGTGTTCGGCCTCATGGGTGCGGCGATGGTGGCCCAACGCCGCGACGGCATCGACGTGTGGCGCAGCGGCATCGGCGGCCTGGTGCTCATCAACCTGCTCATCACCTTCCTGGTGCCGAACATCTCCGTCGGTGGGCACGTGGGCGGTCTGGTCGGCGGCTTGATCGCCGGGGCCGTCGTCTTCGCCGTCGATCGCGCCGTGCCCCGCCCCTGGGTGGGGGCCGCCGCGGCCCTCGCGCTCACCGCCGTCTTCTACGTCGCAGCCCTGTGGGCCGCCGGCCAGTGGGCCTCACCACTGCTCGACATCTGA
- a CDS encoding enoyl-CoA hydratase/isomerase family protein has translation MSEPLVTLDRRDDGVALVQLRNGKVNSLSTEVLRQLEVLAGQLTDDPPGAVVVAGNDRIFAAGADISEFAGPDEARAIGARFLSALEAVAAIPRVTIAAVAGPALGGGCELALACDFRLAADTARFGQPEILLGIIPGGGGTQRLARLVGPARAKDLVLSGRQVRADDALAIGLVDEVVPADALLARSLDLAATYARGPLAAQALAKQAIDRGLDTDLATGLRLEQDLFVEVFATDDARIGVASFLENGPGQATFTGR, from the coding sequence ATGTCAGAGCCCCTGGTGACCCTCGACCGTCGCGACGATGGCGTCGCCCTGGTGCAGCTCCGCAACGGCAAGGTGAACTCGCTGTCCACCGAGGTGTTGCGCCAGCTCGAGGTGCTGGCCGGCCAACTCACCGACGACCCTCCCGGTGCGGTGGTGGTGGCCGGGAACGACCGCATCTTCGCCGCCGGGGCCGACATCTCCGAGTTCGCCGGACCCGACGAGGCCCGGGCCATCGGGGCGCGTTTCCTCTCGGCCCTCGAGGCGGTGGCGGCCATCCCCCGCGTCACCATCGCCGCCGTGGCCGGCCCCGCGCTCGGCGGTGGCTGCGAGCTGGCGTTGGCGTGCGACTTCCGCCTGGCCGCCGACACCGCCCGCTTCGGCCAGCCCGAGATCCTGCTGGGCATCATCCCGGGCGGAGGCGGCACCCAGCGCCTGGCCCGCCTCGTCGGACCGGCCCGGGCCAAGGATCTCGTCCTCTCGGGCCGACAGGTCCGCGCCGACGACGCGCTCGCGATCGGGCTCGTCGACGAGGTCGTGCCGGCCGACGCCCTCCTGGCCCGGTCCCTCGACCTCGCCGCCACCTACGCCCGGGGGCCGCTCGCCGCCCAGGCCCTGGCCAAGCAGGCCATCGACCGCGGCCTCGACACCGACCTGGCCACCGGGCTGCGGCTCGAACAGGACCTGTTCGTGGAGGTCTTCGCCACCGACGACGCCCGCATCGGGGTGGCGTCGTTCCTGGAGAACGGGCCCGGCCAGGCCACCTTCACCGGCCGGTGA
- the mscL gene encoding large conductance mechanosensitive channel protein MscL — MADRPPEGEDTTMLQDFKDFIMRGNVIDLAVAFIIGVAFTAVITSLTDDILMQIVAAILGEPDFSSLTIGLGDAEIYYGSFLTAVVNFLIIAAVLFAVIKAMSAVSNLRKREEGEAEVVLTELDLLAEIRDALREGKGPQA, encoded by the coding sequence ATGGCGGACCGGCCGCCCGAGGGGGAGGACACCACGATGCTGCAGGACTTCAAGGACTTCATCATGCGGGGCAACGTGATCGACCTCGCCGTGGCGTTCATCATCGGTGTCGCCTTCACCGCGGTGATCACCAGCCTCACCGACGACATCCTGATGCAGATCGTGGCCGCCATCCTCGGCGAGCCCGACTTCAGCAGCCTCACGATCGGTCTGGGGGACGCAGAGATCTACTACGGCAGCTTCCTGACCGCAGTGGTCAACTTCCTCATCATCGCGGCGGTGCTGTTCGCGGTCATCAAGGCCATGAGCGCCGTGAGCAACCTGCGCAAGCGCGAGGAGGGCGAGGCGGAGGTGGTGCTCACCGAGCTCGACCTGCTCGCCGAGATCCGCGACGCGCTCCGCGAGGGCAAGGGCCCCCAGGCCTGA
- the meaB gene encoding methylmalonyl Co-A mutase-associated GTPase MeaB, which yields MARPPSRSPAELLDAARGGDRGALARLLSTVERGGDGAREVSRAVHPVGGAATTVGITGSPGAGKSTLVSALVGEARRAGERMAVLAIDPSSPFTGGAILGDRVRMGEHALDDGVFIRSMATRGHLGGLSLTAPAAVRVLDAAGWPWVVLETVGVGQVEVEVAGEADTTVVVVNPGWGDAVQANKAGLMEIADVFVINKADRPGAADTRRDLESMLALADRGGSDGGRGPAGSSGSASGPGPWVPPIVETVATTGQGVAELWGTLARHREWGQASGEVERRRARRSGAELHRIVVARLMEEAAALGSGAFFDGLRDEVVARRLDPWSAADRLLAEL from the coding sequence GTGGCCCGCCCCCCGTCCCGATCCCCGGCCGAGTTGCTCGACGCGGCCCGTGGCGGCGATCGCGGTGCCCTGGCCCGCTTGCTGTCGACGGTCGAGCGCGGCGGCGACGGTGCCCGGGAGGTGAGCCGGGCGGTGCACCCCGTGGGAGGGGCAGCCACGACCGTGGGCATCACCGGTTCGCCGGGGGCCGGCAAGTCGACGCTGGTGTCGGCCCTGGTGGGCGAGGCGCGCCGGGCGGGCGAGCGCATGGCGGTGTTGGCCATCGATCCCTCGTCGCCGTTCACGGGCGGCGCCATCCTGGGCGATCGCGTGCGCATGGGCGAACATGCCCTCGACGACGGGGTGTTCATCCGGTCCATGGCCACCCGTGGCCATCTGGGCGGGCTGTCGCTGACTGCCCCGGCCGCGGTGCGGGTCCTCGATGCGGCGGGCTGGCCCTGGGTGGTGCTCGAGACCGTGGGCGTCGGCCAGGTCGAGGTGGAGGTGGCCGGCGAGGCCGACACCACCGTGGTGGTGGTGAACCCGGGGTGGGGCGACGCCGTCCAGGCCAACAAGGCGGGTCTCATGGAGATCGCCGACGTGTTCGTGATCAACAAGGCCGACCGGCCGGGGGCCGCCGACACCCGTCGGGACCTGGAGTCGATGCTGGCGCTGGCTGATCGGGGTGGCTCGGATGGCGGTCGGGGTCCTGCTGGCTCGTCGGGCTCTGCCAGCGGTCCGGGGCCGTGGGTGCCCCCGATCGTGGAGACGGTGGCCACCACCGGCCAGGGGGTCGCTGAGCTCTGGGGCACGCTGGCCCGCCACCGCGAGTGGGGGCAGGCGAGCGGGGAGGTCGAGCGGCGTCGGGCTCGGCGGTCGGGGGCCGAGCTGCACCGCATCGTGGTGGCCCGCCTCATGGAGGAAGCCGCCGCACTCGGTTCGGGGGCGTTCTTCGACGGCCTCCGCGACGAGGTGGTGGCCCGCCGGCTCGACCCGTGGTCGGCAGCCGACCGCCTCCTCGCCGAGCTGTAG
- a CDS encoding NifU family protein has protein sequence MRDKVEEVITVIRPAIQADNGDVILHDVDEESGVVTVELVGACVTCPASTVTLKAGLERILMDRVPGVTEVINSGETAQEIGETAVSL, from the coding sequence GTGCGCGACAAGGTCGAAGAGGTCATCACCGTCATCCGACCGGCGATCCAGGCCGACAACGGCGACGTCATCCTCCATGACGTCGACGAGGAGAGCGGTGTGGTCACCGTGGAGCTGGTCGGCGCCTGCGTGACCTGTCCGGCTTCCACCGTCACCCTCAAGGCCGGCCTCGAACGCATCCTCATGGACCGGGTCCCGGGGGTCACCGAGGTGATCAACTCGGGGGAGACGGCCCAGGAGATCGGCGAGACCGCCGTCTCGTTGTAG
- the murA gene encoding UDP-N-acetylglucosamine 1-carboxyvinyltransferase, whose translation MDRIIVHRSGPLSGTVPIAGAKNSVLKLMAATALAEGRYELTNVPRITDVDCMGELLGSMGMTVTASGDHGLVIEHHDGLVPEAPYELVERMRASIVVMGPLVARYGRARVALPGGDDFGPRPIDMHLRALEQLGATFETAHGYIEARAERLVGTRILLEFPSVGATENALMAAVLAKGTTVIDNAAREPEIADLASFLTRMGAQILGAGSSTIEVEGVDELSAVEHRVVPDRIEAATFLAAVGIAGGEITLTGARADHMDMLIAKLGEMGMRISPTADGLWAMAPGRLLATDVSTLPYPGVATDYKPLLVAMLATADGVGIVTENLFSGRFRYVDELVRMGADIRTEGHHAVIRGVEQLSGAPVRAPDIRAGAALVVAGLRAEGETVVAGADHIDRGYELFVEKLRAIGASVDRG comes from the coding sequence GTGGACCGCATCATCGTGCATCGCAGCGGACCCCTGTCCGGAACCGTGCCCATCGCAGGGGCCAAGAACTCGGTGCTCAAGTTGATGGCGGCCACGGCGCTGGCCGAGGGGCGCTACGAGCTCACCAACGTGCCCCGCATCACCGACGTCGACTGCATGGGCGAGCTGCTGGGCTCCATGGGCATGACCGTCACCGCGTCGGGCGACCACGGGCTCGTCATCGAGCACCACGACGGGCTGGTGCCCGAGGCGCCCTACGAGCTGGTCGAGCGGATGCGGGCCTCGATCGTCGTGATGGGTCCGCTGGTGGCCCGCTACGGGCGGGCCCGAGTCGCCCTGCCCGGTGGCGACGACTTCGGTCCCCGTCCCATCGACATGCACCTGCGGGCCCTCGAGCAGCTCGGCGCCACGTTCGAGACGGCGCACGGCTACATCGAGGCCCGAGCCGAGCGCCTGGTGGGCACCCGCATCCTGCTCGAGTTCCCGAGCGTGGGAGCCACCGAGAACGCGCTCATGGCGGCGGTGCTGGCCAAGGGCACCACCGTGATCGACAACGCCGCCCGGGAGCCCGAGATCGCCGACCTGGCCTCCTTCCTGACCCGGATGGGCGCCCAGATCCTCGGAGCCGGCAGCTCCACCATCGAGGTGGAAGGCGTCGACGAGCTGTCCGCGGTCGAGCACCGGGTCGTGCCCGACCGCATCGAGGCGGCCACCTTCCTCGCGGCGGTGGGCATCGCCGGCGGCGAGATCACCCTCACCGGCGCCCGGGCCGACCACATGGACATGCTCATCGCCAAGCTCGGCGAGATGGGGATGCGCATCTCGCCGACCGCCGATGGCCTGTGGGCCATGGCCCCGGGGCGGTTGCTCGCCACCGACGTGTCGACCCTGCCCTACCCGGGGGTGGCCACCGACTACAAGCCCCTGCTGGTGGCCATGCTGGCCACCGCCGACGGGGTGGGGATCGTCACCGAGAACCTGTTCTCGGGTCGCTTCCGCTACGTCGACGAGCTGGTGCGCATGGGTGCCGACATCCGCACCGAAGGCCACCACGCCGTGATCCGCGGCGTCGAGCAGCTCTCCGGAGCGCCGGTGCGGGCCCCCGACATCCGGGCCGGCGCGGCGCTGGTGGTGGCGGGACTGCGGGCCGAGGGTGAGACGGTCGTGGCGGGGGCCGACCACATCGACCGTGGCTACGAGCTCTTCGTCGAGAAGCTCCGCGCCATCGGGGCGTCCGTCGACCGGGGCTGA
- a CDS encoding MFS transporter translates to MAAPAPSPAGAGPDHRPPGQEAHPFVPVAVNHHRIDPGDLAAWREPRSGLVREATPVVEADETLVFGLVEGPFHEWERRVHIGDGDTSPGDAERTATAADGTVEVTETVRYRLAVPVWAPLFSFALRRHLRAGGPPTGSMPWWAPPQVLDARAATVLSLLCVLGAFGGYLGTLITQTITYAAREFDASTTDQGTLLASVRIGVLVSLVVVSVADRRGRRAVLLAAIVGAAVITALGALAPGMVWLGTTQTFSRALTTVVALLIGIIAIEEMPSGARAFAVSVLAMTAALGAGACVANLLYADVAEGAWRVAYVLPLLAVAPMVRLARRVPETRRFERHRLGPARRTDTGGPEDLAAPEPVDVPSPGPSVPGPDAPAMAPGRGRRVDWGRFALLSASGFCWSLFLAPAAQFLNEYLRAERGFSGVEITIFLLATNTPGGIGVIVGGRLADRRGRRLMGIIGIVGGVGFTVISYVTWGWPLWASSVMAAVIGSVAIPALGVYGPELFPTGQRGLANGGLQVISVAGSSLGLLTAGWLADRFDALGPAMAVLAVGPALLVVFVALWYPETAHRELEDLNPSDRL, encoded by the coding sequence ATGGCCGCCCCGGCCCCGTCCCCCGCCGGCGCCGGTCCCGACCACCGCCCTCCGGGGCAGGAGGCCCACCCCTTCGTGCCCGTCGCGGTCAACCACCACCGGATCGACCCCGGCGACCTGGCCGCGTGGCGAGAGCCCCGATCCGGCCTCGTGCGCGAGGCGACGCCCGTCGTCGAGGCCGACGAGACGCTGGTGTTCGGCCTGGTCGAGGGCCCGTTCCACGAATGGGAGCGTCGGGTCCACATCGGTGACGGCGACACGTCGCCGGGCGACGCCGAGCGCACGGCCACTGCCGCCGACGGCACCGTCGAGGTGACCGAGACGGTCCGCTACCGCCTCGCCGTGCCGGTCTGGGCCCCGCTGTTCTCGTTCGCCCTGCGGCGCCACCTGCGCGCCGGCGGCCCTCCCACCGGGTCGATGCCCTGGTGGGCGCCGCCCCAGGTGCTCGACGCCCGGGCCGCGACCGTGCTGTCGCTGCTCTGCGTGCTCGGCGCCTTCGGCGGCTACCTCGGCACCCTCATCACCCAGACGATCACCTACGCGGCCCGTGAGTTCGACGCCTCGACCACCGATCAGGGCACGCTCCTCGCCAGCGTCCGCATCGGTGTGCTGGTCTCGCTCGTGGTGGTGTCGGTGGCCGACCGGCGCGGCCGGCGGGCCGTGCTGTTGGCCGCCATCGTGGGGGCCGCGGTCATCACCGCCCTCGGCGCCCTGGCTCCCGGGATGGTCTGGTTGGGCACCACTCAGACCTTCTCGCGCGCCCTGACTACGGTCGTCGCCCTGCTCATCGGGATCATCGCCATCGAGGAGATGCCGTCGGGGGCACGGGCCTTCGCCGTGTCGGTGCTGGCCATGACCGCGGCGCTCGGCGCCGGCGCCTGCGTGGCCAACCTCCTCTACGCCGACGTGGCCGAAGGGGCCTGGCGGGTGGCCTACGTGCTGCCCCTGCTGGCCGTCGCGCCCATGGTCCGCCTGGCCCGACGGGTCCCCGAGACGCGCCGCTTCGAACGCCACCGGCTCGGTCCGGCCCGTCGCACCGACACCGGTGGCCCCGAAGACCTCGCCGCTCCCGAGCCGGTTGACGTGCCCTCTCCGGGCCCCTCGGTGCCCGGGCCCGACGCTCCCGCGATGGCGCCCGGTCGCGGCCGACGAGTCGACTGGGGACGCTTCGCGCTGCTGTCGGCCTCGGGCTTTTGCTGGTCGCTCTTCCTCGCCCCTGCCGCGCAGTTCCTCAACGAGTACCTGCGGGCCGAGCGGGGCTTCTCGGGCGTGGAGATCACCATCTTCTTGCTCGCCACCAACACCCCCGGCGGTATCGGGGTCATCGTGGGCGGCCGCTTGGCCGATCGGCGAGGGCGCCGGCTCATGGGCATCATCGGCATCGTCGGAGGGGTCGGCTTCACCGTGATCTCCTACGTGACATGGGGCTGGCCGCTCTGGGCGTCGTCGGTCATGGCCGCCGTCATCGGTTCGGTGGCCATCCCGGCGCTGGGCGTCTACGGCCCCGAGCTGTTCCCCACCGGCCAGCGGGGGCTGGCCAACGGCGGCCTGCAGGTGATCAGCGTGGCCGGTTCCAGCCTCGGGCTGTTGACCGCGGGCTGGTTGGCCGACCGCTTCGACGCCCTCGGCCCGGCCATGGCGGTGCTGGCCGTCGGCCCCGCCCTGTTGGTGGTGTTCGTCGCGCTCTGGTACCCGGAGACGGCCCACCGAGAGCTCGAGGACCTCAACCCGAGCGACCGCCTCTGA
- a CDS encoding L,D-transpeptidase, translated as MRTRLAAVVATLGLILAACGGSSSETTADTVPVVTVPTTEATTTTASLPFGCGAVADRTISYNAAAVNQGDLAVYDAPGAAEPVSSMENPRLINGDPNAAVPLVMLVKDAPVTDDCQWVEVFLPVRPNGSSGWVKRSDVEISANPFRIETDLGDFTLTVLQDGEPIKEIDIAVASDNTPTPGGLYYITELVQTPDPGGAYGPFAYGLSGFSDVLTSFNGGPGQLGIHGTNRPELIGSKVSNGCIRMHNDDIVALSEILPLGVPVEVIA; from the coding sequence ATGCGCACCCGCCTCGCGGCGGTGGTGGCCACTCTCGGTCTGATCCTCGCCGCCTGCGGCGGATCGAGCTCGGAGACCACCGCCGACACCGTCCCCGTCGTCACCGTCCCCACCACCGAGGCGACGACGACCACCGCGTCGCTGCCGTTCGGCTGCGGCGCCGTCGCCGACCGCACCATCAGCTACAACGCCGCCGCCGTGAACCAGGGCGACCTGGCCGTGTACGACGCGCCCGGCGCAGCCGAACCGGTGAGCTCCATGGAGAACCCACGGCTCATCAACGGCGACCCCAACGCCGCCGTCCCGCTGGTGATGCTGGTCAAGGACGCCCCCGTCACCGACGACTGCCAGTGGGTCGAGGTCTTCCTCCCCGTGCGCCCCAACGGGTCGAGCGGTTGGGTGAAGCGCAGCGACGTGGAGATCAGCGCCAACCCCTTCCGCATCGAGACCGACCTCGGCGACTTCACCCTCACCGTGCTCCAGGACGGCGAGCCCATCAAGGAGATCGACATCGCCGTCGCCTCCGACAACACGCCGACCCCGGGCGGGCTGTACTACATCACCGAGCTGGTGCAGACCCCCGACCCCGGCGGAGCCTACGGGCCGTTCGCCTACGGTCTGTCGGGGTTCTCCGACGTGCTCACCTCGTTCAACGGCGGGCCGGGCCAGCTCGGGATCCACGGCACCAACCGTCCCGAGCTCATCGGCTCCAAGGTCAGCAACGGCTGCATCCGCATGCACAACGACGACATCGTCGCCCTGTCCGAGATCCTTCCTCTCGGCGTACCCGTCGAGGTGATCGCCTGA
- a CDS encoding alpha/beta hydrolase family protein, protein MTSAGGVLLAPGAGADRDHHTLVALEEGLAPLPVGRMDFPYRKAGKKAPDRAPVAVAAVVEEAEALVAETGVDPGSLVLGGRSFGGRMCSMAVAEGLPAAGLVLLSYPLHPPGKPEKLRTDHFAALDLPVLFVSGEKDPFGSPAEFEATTAAIPGPVSFVWLKGGHDPRNADEAIVAAVADWLATLA, encoded by the coding sequence GTGACCTCGGCCGGGGGCGTGCTGTTGGCCCCCGGGGCCGGTGCCGACCGCGATCACCACACCCTGGTGGCCCTCGAGGAGGGCCTGGCCCCGCTACCGGTGGGACGCATGGACTTCCCGTACCGCAAGGCCGGCAAGAAGGCCCCGGATCGGGCCCCTGTCGCCGTGGCCGCAGTCGTCGAAGAAGCAGAGGCGCTCGTCGCCGAGACCGGCGTCGACCCCGGGTCACTGGTGCTGGGCGGACGTTCCTTCGGTGGCCGCATGTGCTCGATGGCCGTCGCCGAGGGCCTGCCCGCCGCCGGCCTGGTGCTGCTCAGCTACCCGCTCCACCCGCCGGGCAAGCCCGAGAAGCTGCGCACCGACCACTTCGCGGCCCTCGATCTGCCGGTGCTGTTCGTCAGCGGCGAGAAGGACCCGTTCGGCTCGCCGGCCGAGTTCGAGGCGACCACCGCGGCCATCCCCGGCCCGGTGAGCTTCGTGTGGTTGAAGGGCGGGCACGATCCCCGCAACGCCGACGAGGCCATCGTGGCCGCCGTCGCCGACTGGCTCGCCACCCTCGCCTGA
- a CDS encoding class I adenylate-forming enzyme family protein has translation MNPGPITVPRADADAAARYRAEGWWGDTTLGDTLAAHAVHRTERAAYVTATERVTWGELDRAATVLAEVLAGLGLDRGDRVAVMLPDTAIVHVAFHALQRAGLVTMGIGTRAGDAEVAHLAGRSGARALLTVDSLRGRRTSELVEVARAAGAPLEHHVVVPDALPAVAAQIQVDGHPATPGVLAPNLALDPDELFLLNSTSGTTGLPKCVMHTQNRWIAYHRMALEAGEFGDGEVFMSLLPAPFGFGLWTAHFTPTLLGCPTVVMERFDAEAALDLIERERVTVLCCVSTQFIMLLNAQAERPRDLSSLRCMFTGGEAVPFQRAADFEQTTGASVLQFYGSNETGALSCTTTRDDREHRLTTAGRTIDAMHVRLFDPETGADTTGEGRPGQPGCRGPVTCLGYWADDEANASLLTDDGWMLMGDIVEIDPDGYLTVVGRTSDFIIRGGKNISAPAVEAEVGTHPAVAMVAAVAWPDPVFGERVCVYVELRPDTTLDLDALVAHLRERGVTTEWYPERLVVVDEIPRSSGGKVAKGELRVDAERRAAAS, from the coding sequence ATGAACCCCGGGCCGATCACCGTGCCCCGTGCCGACGCCGACGCCGCGGCGCGCTACCGCGCCGAGGGCTGGTGGGGCGACACCACCCTCGGCGACACGCTGGCCGCGCACGCCGTCCACCGCACCGAGCGGGCGGCCTACGTCACCGCCACCGAGCGGGTCACGTGGGGCGAGCTCGACCGGGCGGCCACGGTGTTGGCCGAGGTGCTGGCCGGCCTCGGCCTCGACCGGGGAGACCGGGTGGCCGTGATGTTGCCCGACACCGCCATCGTGCACGTGGCCTTCCACGCCCTGCAGCGCGCCGGCCTGGTCACCATGGGCATCGGCACCCGGGCCGGCGACGCCGAGGTGGCCCATCTGGCCGGCCGTTCCGGCGCCCGCGCCCTGCTCACCGTCGACTCCCTCCGGGGCCGTCGCACCAGCGAGCTGGTCGAGGTGGCCCGCGCCGCCGGCGCCCCCCTCGAGCACCACGTCGTGGTGCCCGACGCCCTGCCGGCCGTGGCCGCCCAGATCCAGGTCGACGGCCACCCGGCCACGCCGGGCGTGCTCGCTCCGAACCTGGCGCTCGACCCCGACGAGCTGTTCCTGCTCAACTCCACCTCGGGCACGACCGGGCTGCCCAAGTGCGTGATGCACACCCAGAACCGCTGGATCGCCTACCACCGCATGGCCCTCGAGGCCGGAGAGTTCGGCGACGGCGAGGTGTTCATGAGCCTCCTGCCGGCGCCGTTCGGCTTCGGCCTCTGGACCGCGCACTTCACGCCGACGCTGCTCGGCTGCCCCACCGTCGTCATGGAGCGCTTCGACGCCGAGGCCGCCCTCGACCTCATCGAACGCGAGCGGGTCACGGTCCTGTGCTGCGTCAGCACGCAGTTCATCATGTTGCTCAACGCCCAGGCCGAACGCCCCCGCGACCTGTCGTCGCTGCGGTGCATGTTCACCGGAGGCGAGGCGGTGCCCTTCCAACGAGCCGCCGACTTCGAGCAGACCACGGGTGCGTCGGTGCTGCAGTTCTACGGCTCCAACGAGACGGGGGCCTTGAGCTGCACGACCACCCGCGACGACCGTGAGCACCGCCTCACCACGGCCGGACGCACGATCGACGCCATGCACGTCCGGCTGTTCGATCCCGAGACCGGCGCCGACACCACCGGCGAGGGTCGGCCGGGGCAGCCCGGGTGCCGTGGGCCGGTCACCTGCCTCGGCTACTGGGCCGACGACGAGGCCAACGCCTCGCTGCTCACCGACGACGGGTGGATGCTGATGGGCGACATCGTCGAGATCGATCCCGACGGCTATCTGACGGTCGTGGGCCGCACCTCGGACTTCATCATCCGTGGCGGCAAGAACATCAGCGCTCCGGCGGTGGAGGCCGAGGTGGGCACCCACCCGGCGGTGGCCATGGTGGCGGCGGTGGCCTGGCCCGACCCGGTGTTCGGCGAGCGGGTCTGCGTGTACGTCGAGCTCCGCCCGGACACCACCCTCGACCTCGACGCCCTGGTGGCTCACCTGCGCGAGCGGGGTGTCACCACCGAGTGGTACCCCGAGCGGCTGGTGGTCGTCGACGAGATCCCGCGCTCGTCCGGCGGCAAGGTGGCCAAGGGCGAGCTCCGGGTGGACGCCGAGCGTCGGGCGGCAGCCTCGTGA